One window from the genome of Musa acuminata AAA Group cultivar baxijiao chromosome BXJ1-4, Cavendish_Baxijiao_AAA, whole genome shotgun sequence encodes:
- the LOC135583631 gene encoding WRKY transcription factor SUSIBA2-like isoform X5, protein MEGNPESAAGDLGCGAAESRHPAPELRFEGSGDGKEGRPDPGASPLAGANGARYKSMSPARLPIARAPCLTIPPGFSPSALLESPVLLTNMKAEPSPTTGTFNMCSIMDKTVCIEVSSSTRDTSDVNAYDGGNSGDFEFKPHGRASYNPDLSSLKPSGSVGLIQEEMPSMQIPSQSQGQCRGTSKNEPTLLSSAPNSVTEMSNVTASLPSEAGSGELQQAKSLEQSTQMLQSDPSEPTPSSILERSAEDGYNWRKYGQKHVKGSEYPRSYYKCTHPHCQMKKQIERSQDGQITEIIYKGRHDHPKPQPNRRSAIGAVLSSQEEEKPAEFSSLMGAEDKSANVPFHITHQVDPNGTTELSPALVSENDVEIGGGQSNNCNEVVGDGDPESKRRKMENANIESASIGKMNREPRVVVQTVSEVDILDDGYRWRKYGQKVVKGNPNPRSYYKCTNSGCPVRKHVERASHDPKAVITTYEGKHNHDVPAAKTISHEMITTGESSLSSHSTAALGGMMRNCGTSTRTFPHPFTQIEESDTVSLDLGVGIIPCQSNISNEQQQPLEIEQLQHYQPQSMDCGKLVIQTTPLSSLNGSSHTTRIYESGEDEGEGFTFKATPIDPSSNLYYTTAGNLVMGP, encoded by the exons ATGGAGGGGAATCCCGAGTCGGCGGCGGGAGATCTCGGCTGCGGAGCGGCCGAGAGCCGTCATCCGGCGCCGGAGCTGCGATTCGAGGGATCCGGCGATGGGAAGGAGGGGAGGCCGGATCCTGGGGCTTCTCCGCTCGCCGGAGCGAACGGGGCCAGGTACAAGTCGATGTCGCCGGCTCGGCTCCCGATCGCGCGGGCGCCGTGCCTCACGATACCCCCCGGGTTCAGTCCCTCGGCGCTGCTCGAATCTCCTGTCCTCCTCACCAACATGAAG GCTGAGCCTTCTCCAACTACCGGAACCTTCAATATGTGCTCTATCATGGATAAAACTGTTTGTATTGAGGTATCATCTTCTACAAGGGATACTTCAGATGTCAATGCATATGATGGAGGGAATTCTGGAGATTTTGAGTTCAAACCCCATGGCAGAGCGTCTTATAATCCTGACTTATCCTCATTAAAACCTTCG GGATCTGTAGGCTTGATCCAAGAAGAGATGCCTTCTATGCAGATTCCAAGTCAATCTCAAGGTCAGTGCAGAGGTACCTCCAAAAATGAACCAACTCTGTTGTCTTCAGCTCCAAATTCAGTTACTGAAATGTCCAATGTGACAGCTAGCCTACCATCTGAAGCAGGTTCTGGTGAGTTACAACAGGCAAAAAGTTTAGAGCAAAGTACACAGATGTTACAGTCAGATCCCAGTGAACCTACTCCGTCAAGTATACTTGAAAGATCTGCAGAAGATGGTTATAACTGGAGAAAATATGGGCAGAAGCATGTCAAAGGTAGTGAATATCCTCGGAGCTACTACAAATGCACACATCCTCATTGCCAAATGAAGAAGCAAATAGAACGTTCTCAAGATGGACAGATCACTGAAATCATCTATAAAGGTCGGCATGATCACCCTAAGCCCCAGCCTAATCGTCGCTCAGCAATTGGGGCAGTTCTCTCCAGCCAAGAAGAGGAAAAACCTGCCGAATTTTCTTCTTTGATGGGTGCTGAAG ATAAATCAGCAAATGTACCATTCCACATTACTCATCAGGTTGATCCTAATGGTACGACCGAGTTGTCTCCTGCCTTGGTCAGTGAAAATGATGTTGAAATTGGTGGTGGGCAATCCAATAACTGCAATGAGGTTGTTGGAGATGGTGATCCGGAGTCAAAGCGCAG GAAGATGGAAAATGCTAACATTGAATCTGCTTCAATTGGCAAAATGAACCGCGAGCCACGTGTTGTAGTGCAAACTGTGAGTGAAGTTGATATCTTGGATGATGGGTATCGTTGGCGAAAATATGGGCAGAAAGTGGTTAAAGGAAATCCTAACCCAAG GAGTTACTACAAGTGCACAAATTCTGGTTGCCCTGTTAGGAAGCATGTTGAGAGGGCATCACATGATCCAAAGGCAGTGATCACGACCTATGAAGGAAAGCACAATCATGATGTCCCTGCTGCAAAAACAATTAGCCATGAAATGATCACAACTGGTGAAAGTTCTCTGAGTAGCCACAGTACAGCAGCTCTCGGTGGTATGATGAGGAATTGCGGCACCAGCACCAGAACCTTTCCCCACCCATTCACACAAATAGAGGAGAGTGACACAGTCAGCCTTGATCTTGGTGTTGGCATCATCCCCTGCCAAAGTAACATCTCAAATGAGCAGCAGCAGCCTTTAGAAATCGAACAGTTACAGCACTATCAACCACAATCCATGGATTGTGGCAAGCTGGTGATCCAAACGACCCCATTGTCTTCCCTCAATGGAAGTTCGCACACCACCAGAATATATGAGTCTGGAGAAGATGAGGGTGAGGGATTTACATTTAAGGCAACTCCCATAGATCCTTCATCTAATTTGTATTACACGACTGCAGGAAATTTGGTAATGGGTCCATGA
- the LOC135583631 gene encoding WRKY transcription factor SUSIBA2-like isoform X2: MEGNPESAAGDLGCGAAESRHPAPELRFEGSGDGKEGRPDPGASPLAGANGARYKSMSPARLPIARAPCLTIPPGFSPSALLESPVLLTNMKAEPSPTTGTFNMCSIMDKTVCIEVSSSTRDTSDVNAYDGGNSGDFEFKPHGRASYNPDLSSLKPSGSVGLIQEEMPSMQIPSQSQASLPSEAGSGELQQAKSLEQSTQMLQSDPSEPTPSSILERSAEDGYNWRKYGQKHVKGSEYPRSYYKCTHPHCQMKKQIERSQDGQITEIIYKGRHDHPKPQPNRRSAIGAVLSSQEEEKPAEFSSLMGAEDKSANVPFHITHQVDPNGTTELSPALVSENDVEIGGGQSNNCNEVVGDGDPESKRRKMENANIESASIGKMNREPRVVVQTVSEVDILDDGYRWRKYGQKVVKGNPNPRSYYKCTNSGCPVRKHVERASHDPKAVITTYEGKHNHDVPAAKTISHEMITTGESSLSSHSTAALGGMMRNCGTSTRTFPHPFTQIEESDTVSLDLGVGIIPCQSNISNEQQQPLEIEQLQHYQPQSMDCGKLVIQTTPLSSLNGSSHTTRIYESGEDEGEGFTFKATPIDPSSNLYYTTAGNLVMGP; the protein is encoded by the exons ATGGAGGGGAATCCCGAGTCGGCGGCGGGAGATCTCGGCTGCGGAGCGGCCGAGAGCCGTCATCCGGCGCCGGAGCTGCGATTCGAGGGATCCGGCGATGGGAAGGAGGGGAGGCCGGATCCTGGGGCTTCTCCGCTCGCCGGAGCGAACGGGGCCAGGTACAAGTCGATGTCGCCGGCTCGGCTCCCGATCGCGCGGGCGCCGTGCCTCACGATACCCCCCGGGTTCAGTCCCTCGGCGCTGCTCGAATCTCCTGTCCTCCTCACCAACATGAAG GCTGAGCCTTCTCCAACTACCGGAACCTTCAATATGTGCTCTATCATGGATAAAACTGTTTGTATTGAGGTATCATCTTCTACAAGGGATACTTCAGATGTCAATGCATATGATGGAGGGAATTCTGGAGATTTTGAGTTCAAACCCCATGGCAGAGCGTCTTATAATCCTGACTTATCCTCATTAAAACCTTCG GGATCTGTAGGCTTGATCCAAGAAGAGATGCCTTCTATGCAGATTCCAAGTCAATCTCAAG CTAGCCTACCATCTGAAGCAGGTTCTGGTGAGTTACAACAGGCAAAAAGTTTAGAGCAAAGTACACAGATGTTACAGTCAGATCCCAGTGAACCTACTCCGTCAAGTATACTTGAAAGATCTGCAGAAGATGGTTATAACTGGAGAAAATATGGGCAGAAGCATGTCAAAGGTAGTGAATATCCTCGGAGCTACTACAAATGCACACATCCTCATTGCCAAATGAAGAAGCAAATAGAACGTTCTCAAGATGGACAGATCACTGAAATCATCTATAAAGGTCGGCATGATCACCCTAAGCCCCAGCCTAATCGTCGCTCAGCAATTGGGGCAGTTCTCTCCAGCCAAGAAGAGGAAAAACCTGCCGAATTTTCTTCTTTGATGGGTGCTGAAG ATAAATCAGCAAATGTACCATTCCACATTACTCATCAGGTTGATCCTAATGGTACGACCGAGTTGTCTCCTGCCTTGGTCAGTGAAAATGATGTTGAAATTGGTGGTGGGCAATCCAATAACTGCAATGAGGTTGTTGGAGATGGTGATCCGGAGTCAAAGCGCAG GAAGATGGAAAATGCTAACATTGAATCTGCTTCAATTGGCAAAATGAACCGCGAGCCACGTGTTGTAGTGCAAACTGTGAGTGAAGTTGATATCTTGGATGATGGGTATCGTTGGCGAAAATATGGGCAGAAAGTGGTTAAAGGAAATCCTAACCCAAG GAGTTACTACAAGTGCACAAATTCTGGTTGCCCTGTTAGGAAGCATGTTGAGAGGGCATCACATGATCCAAAGGCAGTGATCACGACCTATGAAGGAAAGCACAATCATGATGTCCCTGCTGCAAAAACAATTAGCCATGAAATGATCACAACTGGTGAAAGTTCTCTGAGTAGCCACAGTACAGCAGCTCTCGGTGGTATGATGAGGAATTGCGGCACCAGCACCAGAACCTTTCCCCACCCATTCACACAAATAGAGGAGAGTGACACAGTCAGCCTTGATCTTGGTGTTGGCATCATCCCCTGCCAAAGTAACATCTCAAATGAGCAGCAGCAGCCTTTAGAAATCGAACAGTTACAGCACTATCAACCACAATCCATGGATTGTGGCAAGCTGGTGATCCAAACGACCCCATTGTCTTCCCTCAATGGAAGTTCGCACACCACCAGAATATATGAGTCTGGAGAAGATGAGGGTGAGGGATTTACATTTAAGGCAACTCCCATAGATCCTTCATCTAATTTGTATTACACGACTGCAGGAAATTTGGTAATGGGTCCATGA
- the LOC135583631 gene encoding WRKY transcription factor SUSIBA2-like isoform X1, with the protein MEGNPESAAGDLGCGAAESRHPAPELRFEGSGDGKEGRPDPGASPLAGANGARYKSMSPARLPIARAPCLTIPPGFSPSALLESPVLLTNMKAEPSPTTGTFNMCSIMDKTVCIEVSSSTRDTSDVNAYDGGNSGDFEFKPHGRASYNPDLSSLKPSGSVGLIQEEMPSMQIPSQSQGQCRASLPSEAGSGELQQAKSLEQSTQMLQSDPSEPTPSSILERSAEDGYNWRKYGQKHVKGSEYPRSYYKCTHPHCQMKKQIERSQDGQITEIIYKGRHDHPKPQPNRRSAIGAVLSSQEEEKPAEFSSLMGAEDKSANVPFHITHQVDPNGTTELSPALVSENDVEIGGGQSNNCNEVVGDGDPESKRRKMENANIESASIGKMNREPRVVVQTVSEVDILDDGYRWRKYGQKVVKGNPNPRSYYKCTNSGCPVRKHVERASHDPKAVITTYEGKHNHDVPAAKTISHEMITTGESSLSSHSTAALGGMMRNCGTSTRTFPHPFTQIEESDTVSLDLGVGIIPCQSNISNEQQQPLEIEQLQHYQPQSMDCGKLVIQTTPLSSLNGSSHTTRIYESGEDEGEGFTFKATPIDPSSNLYYTTAGNLVMGP; encoded by the exons ATGGAGGGGAATCCCGAGTCGGCGGCGGGAGATCTCGGCTGCGGAGCGGCCGAGAGCCGTCATCCGGCGCCGGAGCTGCGATTCGAGGGATCCGGCGATGGGAAGGAGGGGAGGCCGGATCCTGGGGCTTCTCCGCTCGCCGGAGCGAACGGGGCCAGGTACAAGTCGATGTCGCCGGCTCGGCTCCCGATCGCGCGGGCGCCGTGCCTCACGATACCCCCCGGGTTCAGTCCCTCGGCGCTGCTCGAATCTCCTGTCCTCCTCACCAACATGAAG GCTGAGCCTTCTCCAACTACCGGAACCTTCAATATGTGCTCTATCATGGATAAAACTGTTTGTATTGAGGTATCATCTTCTACAAGGGATACTTCAGATGTCAATGCATATGATGGAGGGAATTCTGGAGATTTTGAGTTCAAACCCCATGGCAGAGCGTCTTATAATCCTGACTTATCCTCATTAAAACCTTCG GGATCTGTAGGCTTGATCCAAGAAGAGATGCCTTCTATGCAGATTCCAAGTCAATCTCAAGGTCAGTGCAGAG CTAGCCTACCATCTGAAGCAGGTTCTGGTGAGTTACAACAGGCAAAAAGTTTAGAGCAAAGTACACAGATGTTACAGTCAGATCCCAGTGAACCTACTCCGTCAAGTATACTTGAAAGATCTGCAGAAGATGGTTATAACTGGAGAAAATATGGGCAGAAGCATGTCAAAGGTAGTGAATATCCTCGGAGCTACTACAAATGCACACATCCTCATTGCCAAATGAAGAAGCAAATAGAACGTTCTCAAGATGGACAGATCACTGAAATCATCTATAAAGGTCGGCATGATCACCCTAAGCCCCAGCCTAATCGTCGCTCAGCAATTGGGGCAGTTCTCTCCAGCCAAGAAGAGGAAAAACCTGCCGAATTTTCTTCTTTGATGGGTGCTGAAG ATAAATCAGCAAATGTACCATTCCACATTACTCATCAGGTTGATCCTAATGGTACGACCGAGTTGTCTCCTGCCTTGGTCAGTGAAAATGATGTTGAAATTGGTGGTGGGCAATCCAATAACTGCAATGAGGTTGTTGGAGATGGTGATCCGGAGTCAAAGCGCAG GAAGATGGAAAATGCTAACATTGAATCTGCTTCAATTGGCAAAATGAACCGCGAGCCACGTGTTGTAGTGCAAACTGTGAGTGAAGTTGATATCTTGGATGATGGGTATCGTTGGCGAAAATATGGGCAGAAAGTGGTTAAAGGAAATCCTAACCCAAG GAGTTACTACAAGTGCACAAATTCTGGTTGCCCTGTTAGGAAGCATGTTGAGAGGGCATCACATGATCCAAAGGCAGTGATCACGACCTATGAAGGAAAGCACAATCATGATGTCCCTGCTGCAAAAACAATTAGCCATGAAATGATCACAACTGGTGAAAGTTCTCTGAGTAGCCACAGTACAGCAGCTCTCGGTGGTATGATGAGGAATTGCGGCACCAGCACCAGAACCTTTCCCCACCCATTCACACAAATAGAGGAGAGTGACACAGTCAGCCTTGATCTTGGTGTTGGCATCATCCCCTGCCAAAGTAACATCTCAAATGAGCAGCAGCAGCCTTTAGAAATCGAACAGTTACAGCACTATCAACCACAATCCATGGATTGTGGCAAGCTGGTGATCCAAACGACCCCATTGTCTTCCCTCAATGGAAGTTCGCACACCACCAGAATATATGAGTCTGGAGAAGATGAGGGTGAGGGATTTACATTTAAGGCAACTCCCATAGATCCTTCATCTAATTTGTATTACACGACTGCAGGAAATTTGGTAATGGGTCCATGA
- the LOC135583631 gene encoding WRKY transcription factor SUSIBA2-like isoform X4, with the protein MEGNPESAAGDLGCGAAESRHPAPELRFEGSGDGKEGRPDPGASPLAGANGARYKSMSPARLPIARAPCLTIPPGFSPSALLESPVLLTNMKAEPSPTTGTFNMCSIMDKTVCIEVSSSTRDTSDVNAYDGGNSGDFEFKPHGRASYNPDLSSLKPSGSVGLIQEEMPSMQIPSQSQGSGELQQAKSLEQSTQMLQSDPSEPTPSSILERSAEDGYNWRKYGQKHVKGSEYPRSYYKCTHPHCQMKKQIERSQDGQITEIIYKGRHDHPKPQPNRRSAIGAVLSSQEEEKPAEFSSLMGAEDKSANVPFHITHQVDPNGTTELSPALVSENDVEIGGGQSNNCNEVVGDGDPESKRRKMENANIESASIGKMNREPRVVVQTVSEVDILDDGYRWRKYGQKVVKGNPNPRSYYKCTNSGCPVRKHVERASHDPKAVITTYEGKHNHDVPAAKTISHEMITTGESSLSSHSTAALGGMMRNCGTSTRTFPHPFTQIEESDTVSLDLGVGIIPCQSNISNEQQQPLEIEQLQHYQPQSMDCGKLVIQTTPLSSLNGSSHTTRIYESGEDEGEGFTFKATPIDPSSNLYYTTAGNLVMGP; encoded by the exons ATGGAGGGGAATCCCGAGTCGGCGGCGGGAGATCTCGGCTGCGGAGCGGCCGAGAGCCGTCATCCGGCGCCGGAGCTGCGATTCGAGGGATCCGGCGATGGGAAGGAGGGGAGGCCGGATCCTGGGGCTTCTCCGCTCGCCGGAGCGAACGGGGCCAGGTACAAGTCGATGTCGCCGGCTCGGCTCCCGATCGCGCGGGCGCCGTGCCTCACGATACCCCCCGGGTTCAGTCCCTCGGCGCTGCTCGAATCTCCTGTCCTCCTCACCAACATGAAG GCTGAGCCTTCTCCAACTACCGGAACCTTCAATATGTGCTCTATCATGGATAAAACTGTTTGTATTGAGGTATCATCTTCTACAAGGGATACTTCAGATGTCAATGCATATGATGGAGGGAATTCTGGAGATTTTGAGTTCAAACCCCATGGCAGAGCGTCTTATAATCCTGACTTATCCTCATTAAAACCTTCG GGATCTGTAGGCTTGATCCAAGAAGAGATGCCTTCTATGCAGATTCCAAGTCAATCTCAAG GTTCTGGTGAGTTACAACAGGCAAAAAGTTTAGAGCAAAGTACACAGATGTTACAGTCAGATCCCAGTGAACCTACTCCGTCAAGTATACTTGAAAGATCTGCAGAAGATGGTTATAACTGGAGAAAATATGGGCAGAAGCATGTCAAAGGTAGTGAATATCCTCGGAGCTACTACAAATGCACACATCCTCATTGCCAAATGAAGAAGCAAATAGAACGTTCTCAAGATGGACAGATCACTGAAATCATCTATAAAGGTCGGCATGATCACCCTAAGCCCCAGCCTAATCGTCGCTCAGCAATTGGGGCAGTTCTCTCCAGCCAAGAAGAGGAAAAACCTGCCGAATTTTCTTCTTTGATGGGTGCTGAAG ATAAATCAGCAAATGTACCATTCCACATTACTCATCAGGTTGATCCTAATGGTACGACCGAGTTGTCTCCTGCCTTGGTCAGTGAAAATGATGTTGAAATTGGTGGTGGGCAATCCAATAACTGCAATGAGGTTGTTGGAGATGGTGATCCGGAGTCAAAGCGCAG GAAGATGGAAAATGCTAACATTGAATCTGCTTCAATTGGCAAAATGAACCGCGAGCCACGTGTTGTAGTGCAAACTGTGAGTGAAGTTGATATCTTGGATGATGGGTATCGTTGGCGAAAATATGGGCAGAAAGTGGTTAAAGGAAATCCTAACCCAAG GAGTTACTACAAGTGCACAAATTCTGGTTGCCCTGTTAGGAAGCATGTTGAGAGGGCATCACATGATCCAAAGGCAGTGATCACGACCTATGAAGGAAAGCACAATCATGATGTCCCTGCTGCAAAAACAATTAGCCATGAAATGATCACAACTGGTGAAAGTTCTCTGAGTAGCCACAGTACAGCAGCTCTCGGTGGTATGATGAGGAATTGCGGCACCAGCACCAGAACCTTTCCCCACCCATTCACACAAATAGAGGAGAGTGACACAGTCAGCCTTGATCTTGGTGTTGGCATCATCCCCTGCCAAAGTAACATCTCAAATGAGCAGCAGCAGCCTTTAGAAATCGAACAGTTACAGCACTATCAACCACAATCCATGGATTGTGGCAAGCTGGTGATCCAAACGACCCCATTGTCTTCCCTCAATGGAAGTTCGCACACCACCAGAATATATGAGTCTGGAGAAGATGAGGGTGAGGGATTTACATTTAAGGCAACTCCCATAGATCCTTCATCTAATTTGTATTACACGACTGCAGGAAATTTGGTAATGGGTCCATGA
- the LOC135583631 gene encoding WRKY transcription factor SUSIBA2-like isoform X3: MEGNPESAAGDLGCGAAESRHPAPELRFEGSGDGKEGRPDPGASPLAGANGARYKSMSPARLPIARAPCLTIPPGFSPSALLESPVLLTNMKAEPSPTTGTFNMCSIMDKTVCIEVSSSTRDTSDVNAYDGGNSGDFEFKPHGRASYNPDLSSLKPSGSVGLIQEEMPSMQIPSQSQGQCRGSGELQQAKSLEQSTQMLQSDPSEPTPSSILERSAEDGYNWRKYGQKHVKGSEYPRSYYKCTHPHCQMKKQIERSQDGQITEIIYKGRHDHPKPQPNRRSAIGAVLSSQEEEKPAEFSSLMGAEDKSANVPFHITHQVDPNGTTELSPALVSENDVEIGGGQSNNCNEVVGDGDPESKRRKMENANIESASIGKMNREPRVVVQTVSEVDILDDGYRWRKYGQKVVKGNPNPRSYYKCTNSGCPVRKHVERASHDPKAVITTYEGKHNHDVPAAKTISHEMITTGESSLSSHSTAALGGMMRNCGTSTRTFPHPFTQIEESDTVSLDLGVGIIPCQSNISNEQQQPLEIEQLQHYQPQSMDCGKLVIQTTPLSSLNGSSHTTRIYESGEDEGEGFTFKATPIDPSSNLYYTTAGNLVMGP, encoded by the exons ATGGAGGGGAATCCCGAGTCGGCGGCGGGAGATCTCGGCTGCGGAGCGGCCGAGAGCCGTCATCCGGCGCCGGAGCTGCGATTCGAGGGATCCGGCGATGGGAAGGAGGGGAGGCCGGATCCTGGGGCTTCTCCGCTCGCCGGAGCGAACGGGGCCAGGTACAAGTCGATGTCGCCGGCTCGGCTCCCGATCGCGCGGGCGCCGTGCCTCACGATACCCCCCGGGTTCAGTCCCTCGGCGCTGCTCGAATCTCCTGTCCTCCTCACCAACATGAAG GCTGAGCCTTCTCCAACTACCGGAACCTTCAATATGTGCTCTATCATGGATAAAACTGTTTGTATTGAGGTATCATCTTCTACAAGGGATACTTCAGATGTCAATGCATATGATGGAGGGAATTCTGGAGATTTTGAGTTCAAACCCCATGGCAGAGCGTCTTATAATCCTGACTTATCCTCATTAAAACCTTCG GGATCTGTAGGCTTGATCCAAGAAGAGATGCCTTCTATGCAGATTCCAAGTCAATCTCAAGGTCAGTGCAGAG GTTCTGGTGAGTTACAACAGGCAAAAAGTTTAGAGCAAAGTACACAGATGTTACAGTCAGATCCCAGTGAACCTACTCCGTCAAGTATACTTGAAAGATCTGCAGAAGATGGTTATAACTGGAGAAAATATGGGCAGAAGCATGTCAAAGGTAGTGAATATCCTCGGAGCTACTACAAATGCACACATCCTCATTGCCAAATGAAGAAGCAAATAGAACGTTCTCAAGATGGACAGATCACTGAAATCATCTATAAAGGTCGGCATGATCACCCTAAGCCCCAGCCTAATCGTCGCTCAGCAATTGGGGCAGTTCTCTCCAGCCAAGAAGAGGAAAAACCTGCCGAATTTTCTTCTTTGATGGGTGCTGAAG ATAAATCAGCAAATGTACCATTCCACATTACTCATCAGGTTGATCCTAATGGTACGACCGAGTTGTCTCCTGCCTTGGTCAGTGAAAATGATGTTGAAATTGGTGGTGGGCAATCCAATAACTGCAATGAGGTTGTTGGAGATGGTGATCCGGAGTCAAAGCGCAG GAAGATGGAAAATGCTAACATTGAATCTGCTTCAATTGGCAAAATGAACCGCGAGCCACGTGTTGTAGTGCAAACTGTGAGTGAAGTTGATATCTTGGATGATGGGTATCGTTGGCGAAAATATGGGCAGAAAGTGGTTAAAGGAAATCCTAACCCAAG GAGTTACTACAAGTGCACAAATTCTGGTTGCCCTGTTAGGAAGCATGTTGAGAGGGCATCACATGATCCAAAGGCAGTGATCACGACCTATGAAGGAAAGCACAATCATGATGTCCCTGCTGCAAAAACAATTAGCCATGAAATGATCACAACTGGTGAAAGTTCTCTGAGTAGCCACAGTACAGCAGCTCTCGGTGGTATGATGAGGAATTGCGGCACCAGCACCAGAACCTTTCCCCACCCATTCACACAAATAGAGGAGAGTGACACAGTCAGCCTTGATCTTGGTGTTGGCATCATCCCCTGCCAAAGTAACATCTCAAATGAGCAGCAGCAGCCTTTAGAAATCGAACAGTTACAGCACTATCAACCACAATCCATGGATTGTGGCAAGCTGGTGATCCAAACGACCCCATTGTCTTCCCTCAATGGAAGTTCGCACACCACCAGAATATATGAGTCTGGAGAAGATGAGGGTGAGGGATTTACATTTAAGGCAACTCCCATAGATCCTTCATCTAATTTGTATTACACGACTGCAGGAAATTTGGTAATGGGTCCATGA
- the LOC103981398 gene encoding polyol transporter 5 has protein sequence MAAEVPDHSHRGMVAAPAKRKSKRFAFACAMLASMTSILLGYDIGVMSGAAIFIKDDLKISDTQVEILLGILNLYSLVGSYAAGFTSDWIGRRYTIVFAAGIFFVGALLMGFAVNYAFLMFGRFVAGIGVGYALMIAPVYTAEVAPASSRGFLTSFPEVFINSGILLGYVSNYGFARLRESLGWRLMLGVGAIPSVFLALGVLAMPESPRWLVMQGRLGDARRVLDMTSDTPEEAQLRLDDIKAAAGIPEGCNDDVVPAPKKNQGGRVWRELLLRPTPAVRRVLLTAVGIHFFQQASGIDSVVLYSPRVFQKAGIHDKNKLLGTTVAVGVTKTLFILVATFLLDRIGRRPLLLSSTGGMILSLAGLGLRLTLIDHHPDGQLRWAVGLCIASILGYVAFFSIGLGPITWVYSSEILPLRLRAQGASIAVAVNRVTSGVITMTFISLYKAITIGGSFFLYGGIAALAWVFFFACLPETRGRTLEDMEDLFGTRNDTKEKTNGVEMANASQGNEKI, from the exons ATGGCTGCCGAAGTCCCTGACCACTCCCACCGCGGAATGGTGGCCGCACCGGCGAAGCGCAAGAGCAAGAGGTTCGCCTTCGCCTGCGCCATGCTCGCCTCCATGACGTCCATTCTCTTGGGATATG ATATTGGAGTGATGAGTGGAGCGGCAATCTTTATAAAGGATGACCTCAAGATCAGTGACACGCAGGTGGAAATCCTCCTGGGGATCCTCAACCTTTACTCCCTCGTAGGCTCCTACGCCGCCGGTTTCACCTCCGACTGGATCGGCCGACGCTACACCATCGTCTTTGCCGCCGGCATCTTCTTCGTGGGTGCCCTTCTCATGGGCTTCGCGGTTAACTATGCCTTCCTCATGTTCGGACGCTTCGTCGCCGGCATCGGCGTCGGCTACGCCCTCATGATCGCCCCCGTGTACACAGCCGAGGTCGCCCCGGCCTCCTCCCGTGGCTTCCTCACCTCCTTCCCTGAGGTATTCATCAACTCCGGCATCCTTCTTGGCTACGTCTCCAATTACGGATTCGCCCGCCTTCGCGAGTCCCTCGGCTGGCGTCTCATGCTCGGCGTCGGCGCCATCCCGTCCGTGTTCCTCGCCCTCGGCGTCCTCGCAATGCCGGAGTCCCCGAGGTGGCTCGTCATGCAGGGCCGCCTCGGCGACGCCAGGCGGGTCCTCGACATGACCTCTGACACCCCGGAGGAGGCGCAGCTCCGCCTGGATGACATCAAGGCCGCCGCCGGCATCCCCGAGGGTTGCAACGACGACGTCGTGCCCGCGCCCAAGAAGAACCAGGGGGGGAGAGTGTGGAGGGAGCTGCTGCTCAGGCCGACGCCGGCGGTCCGGCGGGTGCTGCTCACCGCCGTCGGGATCCACTTCTTCCAGCAGGCCTCCGGCATCGACTCGGTGGTGCTCTACAGCCCCCGGGTGTTCCAGAAGGCCGGCATCCACGACAAGAACAAGCTGCTCGGCACCACGGTGGCGGTCGGCGTCACCAAGACTCTCTTCATCCTCGTGGCGACCTTCTTGCTGGACCGCATCGGGCGGCGGCCGCTGCTGCTTAGCAGCACCGGGGGGATGATCCTGTCACTGGCCGGGCTCGGCCTCAGGCTCACGCTCATCGACCACCACCCGGACGGGCAGCTCCGGTGGGCGGTCGGGCTGTGCATCGCGTCGATTCTGGGCTACGTCGCCTTCTTCTCGATCGGCCTGGGCCCGATCACCTGGGTCTACAGCTCGGAGATCCTTCCCCTGAGGCTACGGGCGCAGGGGGCGAGCATCGCGGTGGCCGTCAACCGGGTGACCAGCGGCGTGATCACCATGACCTTCATATCCCTCTACAAGGCCATCACCATCGGCGGCAGTTTCTTCCTCTACGGCGGGATCGCGGCGTTGGCGTGGGTGTTCTTCTTCGCGTGCTTGCCGGAGACGAGGGGGCGGACGCTCGAGGACATGGAGGACTTGTTTGGAACGAGGAATGACACGAAGGAAAAGACGAACGGGGTGGAGATGGCGAACGCAAGTCAAGGCAAcgagaaaatataa